The Prionailurus viverrinus isolate Anna chromosome B1, UM_Priviv_1.0, whole genome shotgun sequence genome includes the window CAAACATGAGTGCTTCAAGGTTGGGATTTGCTATTGCTTGTGGAGGTAAGGTCAGCCTTTTCAGCtagaatgaacgaacgaatgaatcaatgaatcaatcaacCCCCTAGTCCCTCCAATAACTCTACATTTCTCAGTAGTCCATGGCAAAGTGTCCCTGAATGACCAGGGGCCCATGTGAGGGACATCGTGTTTGCTGGGAGAATATCCTGTCTGCTCCAGAGTTCTGTGATCCCATGACTGAATTTTAGGAAACTGGGGGAGGAATATCAAGGTCAGAGTTGGGTGGAGATGATAGTAAAGGTTTTTTGGAGGGTTGAGATTGAAGTGAAAGAAAAGGTAACTTATGGTGGAAGGGGAGCAGAATTTCCAGTGGCAGTGATATGAAGCTCAAATCCCAATCCTGATTTTCCCTCTGTATGCCTTACTTCTCATTCATGTATCTCTATTACCCGTCTAGGTGCCTTTTCTTTGACTGTGAAGGATGTGACCACCCAGGGGGAAGTGATCAAACACTACAAGATCCGCTCCCTGGATGAAGGGGGCTATTACATCTCCCCCCGCATCACCTTCCCCACTCTCCAGGCTTTGGTGCAACATTATTCTCGTAAGAGAAGAggatgtggtgggggtggggagcagaggaccCCTTGTATCTATCACTAAGATCTCACCATCATGTGACTCACTGGTGccatcttgggggtgggggggtggattaTCCCAAGGCTGGACAAATGTCAACATAATGACTCAAAGTCTATGTCCTTAATTCCCTCTCCTGGCTCAGCATGTGACCACTTGGAGAATAACAAGTATTTTCAGTCTTAGAGAGAGCAGGTTAATGATAGCATGCCTCACTTTATACAAAATGAATGCAAATAGCTGAGTGTGTATGTAGTATGTGTGTGCCCGTGCACATGTGTACTTGGAAATGGGAGTATAGTTGGCAAAAATGAGAGGGGGACACAGCTGGGAAGGACATGGTCCCCAAGGGAGACATGTGATCTGGCTGCTCTGGTAACCTCCAGCCCCATCCCTTCTTCCCTAATGCAGAGAAAGGCGATGGCTTATGCCAGAGACTCACCCAACCCTGTGTCAGCCTGGCTTCCCAAGACCTGTGGGTCCAAGATGAATGGGAAATCCCCCGGCAGTCTCTCAAGCTGGTCAGGAAACTCGGGTCTGGGCAATTTGGCGAAGTCTGGATGGGTGAGTATGTGGCAGCCAcaagcctctctctccctgccctgtgtCCCGAAGCACAGAAGGCTCAAGATACGCACAGTTCATCATGCTTCCCCAAAACATTTGttcgggagagggacagaggccatgatacccattttacagatgagataatGAATGGCAGGCTAAGACATTGAAGTCACTTGCCCTCAGGACACTGTGGTGATGCAGCAGGAATAGAATCCAGCTCTCCCAAAACCTTGGTTGGTTCCCTCACTCACTCTTCACTGCCCAGGGCTAGCTTGCAATTGACAGGTGTGTGAACTTGAACATAAGGCTATCTCCTCTTAGCTTTGGTTTGCCAGACAGAAATGACCTGTTAAACATAGTAAGCAGTGAACCAGGAGCTCCAGGGGTCTGATAATAGACGAAGCCACTGCTTgtggctgtgtgactctggccaagtcacttaactttcAGGTTCCTGTGTGTATAGTTGATGATCACTCCCCTGTTCACCATGGGCACTATCAGActataaaaagtgttttattttatcccTCGGGGCAAAGGTAAAACGGTCCCCTCCCAGGCAGGGTAAGTTCTTGAGGTTAACTGCCTGAGGTTCCAGTTGAGCTCGAGAGGCTGAGACAGGCTGGCATCCTGTCAAATAAGCCAGCTCACCTTTCGAAGCTGTACATTCCAGCCCAGGGCTTCTTCCTAGGGGGGCAGCTCTGGCCTCAGTCCTGCACCTGTAGAATGAGGAGGGATCCTGGAAACTTATGTACATTTTGGTTAAGGGATCGCCTTCCACAGCCTCTGGGTCTTCTGAATGGCTTCTTTATTCTCTCCCCTACCCGCTCTCAGGTTATTACCAAAACACCGTGAAAGTGGCCATCAAGACTCTAAAGGAGGGGACCATGTCTCCGGAGGCCTTCCTGGGTGAGGCCAACCTGATGAAAACTCTTCAGCATGAGAGGCTTGTTCGTCTCTACGCCGTGGTCACCAAGGAACCCATCTACATCGTGACCGAGTACATGGCCAGAGGTGGTGCCCTGCATGGGGCTGCATCCCTcagacaggggtggggaggggcggacaGGGGTGAGGCTGGTGTGCCACAGTGGGTCTGCCGGCAAGGGATCTCCATGGGGGATCACTCGGCCACGGGCCAGAGCAATTAGCCAACGTCCACTCTGTTCCGTGTGCCTGGGGAGCAGGAGGGCAGATGATCAGAAACAAGATGGGGCAGTGGTTCTTACAGAGCTGTGTCCTCCATTCAGGAGCACTTCAACCCACACTTTTGGAGGGCATCttctgtgcccagcactgtttGATGCCCACTCGGGAGGACGCAGCATCGCAAAGAGTAGCGAGCCAGGCATCCAGACATGGGTTCtggtcccagttctgccacttactaggcGTGGGACCTTTGACAACCATATGAGCATTTGACATGGATGAAAAGAGAAATTGGTCCAGCTGGCCATTGAGGTCCATGGTGGGGTCAAGGTTTCATAGGTCAGTGGGCCAGGGGTCGGGCCTCAGCCTGTGACCTCCTTCCTACCCTTCCTGTGATCCCGATTGCCCATTGCTTCCTATAGGATCCTAAGGTGCCATGATAACACAGTTCCTTAGAAATCGTCGTGAAGGGGACCCCACATTGAGCTGGGAGTACGATGGCTCCACTGCTCACCTCTCAGCCCCACCTCAGGTGACCGTCCCTCCCAGCTCTTAGATGCCAAAGAGGAGCTGCATTGGTCTCCTGCACCAAACCTGAGGGACAGGTCTCTCCATTCTCATTTTCTTGCCCCCTTGGTCCTCGGAGGCAGAATCTCTACCAACAAAGGATGAAGGGGGCAAGGAGACACTTTGGAAAGTCACGTGAGGAGGAAGCACTGAACTTACAGTCAAAGAGCAGGTTCCATGCCTGGTTCCCTGGCTGGGTGATCCCGAACCTGGATGAAACCCAACCTCCTCTGAGCAGCTGGGAATACATTTGCTGCCCCCTGGGGTGTTATGAGGACTGTGGGTAGAATTTCTGTAAAGCAGAAATCACTCTGCAACGATGGGTGGGTTTCTTTTGATGTACTAGAGATCCGACAGGGCGCCCCGTACTTCCTGACACCAGGTGGGGAGCATTCCATGCTTGGGAGAGGCTGGCACAGCCAGGTTTGGATCATTTTGCAGAAGGGCAGATGCCACATCTCTTTCCGTAGGATGCTTACTGGATTTCCTGAAGACAGATGAAGGTAGCCGACTGTCCCTCCCAAGACTGATCGACATGTCAGCCCAGGTTTGTGAGCTACCGAGGGCAGTGGCCCCCGAGAGTCGTGATGCCCAAAAGACCCAGGACCCAAGGCCCTCTCCTCTGTGCCCTATGGCTTAACAAAGTCAGCTATTTAGAGGTTGTATCCACTAAATTTAAGTTGGGCTGTGAAGGACAGAAAACCCAAAGCAATAATGGTTTACATGCATAAACATCCAGAGGTGGGCAGTCTGGGGCAGGTAGGTGGGTCCGCCCCTCAAAGCCACATGATTCTTCCACCTGCTGGGTACTTAGCATATGTCATCTTATTGTCCAAGACGGCTGTTCACACTTCATCATCTTGTCCTCTCCTCGGCAGGCAGGAAGAAGTAAGGGGGAAGAAAGTCCACCATGTTCCCTGTAGAGACGTGTCCCTGAAGTCACCTACTATACTTGCTTTAacaccctcctcttcccccccccccccaaccatgtCACCTGGCCACACCTAGGCTTCAAGGGAGcttgggaaatgtagtctctaCTCTGGGCAGCCAGGATGGGATGAGGTGAGTCCTATTACTAGAGAGGGAGAATGGATGGTGTGGGAAGCCCATCCGTTCACATGAATCCCATTTAACACTGTAGGCAGATGTTTTGCTGTTACCTCACTTCTTCCTCTGATGGTGCCCAGAAATGCCTTCTACAGCAGGTTAATCACAATCCAGACTTCATGAAGTGAAGAGTAAAATGGAGAGGAGGCATCTTTCCTCCCCGAGGATTCCTCAGTTAGCTGAGGGTTCTAACTGGCAGGAAAACACACCTGGTGGCCCTGAGTGTGTATGTCTGTTAAAACTGGGACCCTCAGCAGAAAAGTTCTGGTCTGTGGTCAGCCTGTgagacacataaacacacacacacacacacacacacacacacacatccagctACAGAGAGGAAacctccccctcaccccacaccGCCCCATCTCCACCTTATCTGGTATTATCTGCTGTTAGTATCAGTTCAGGAACTGATGTCACGATGCCCTTTTTCCACTGAGGTAAGCACAGATGGGTTTGAGCAGGCTGGTGAGTGGTCTCGGAAAATTCACACTGCTAACCAGTTTCAAACCACATAACAGTGATAAACCTGTCCACcccctttactttctttcttttccttttctcactctcctctgtctctttctcaatcCCTGGAGAAATCTTGGATCACTAAGGGATGAAGGACATGAAAAGCCACCTGCATTTAGACCTAGATGTGGCCAAGAATCTAAGGGTTAGGAAACCAGAAAATCAGAACCTTCCAGGTAAACGGCTTCTAACCACATTCTCATCATGCTAGCGCCTCAccatgcatgcgtgcacacacacactacccTTCTGGGCATTCCTTTTCTTGCTTTGCAGGATGTAATGCAAACCTCCCCTACAACCACCACCCACGTGCCCTACTTGGCAGAGTCACCAAGGTCCCAAACGTGCTGTCACACCTGTGAGCTCAGGCTCCCCCTCTGCTCAGAATGCCTGGGCAGAACCCTGGCATTCTCCTGATCAGTGGCAAACTCATCTGGCAAACTCCTGATCAGTGTTCAAGACTTAagctaaattaaattaaatttccctGGACGGGTAAGTGGCACAGAGCACTTGGTGCACGCGTTTCTGTTGGCATTGAGCGCCGTATAGTCTTCTCCTCAAAAGCACATCTGGGTCCTtctcaaccttttaaaaaaaaatcatttctggtACTGCTGAATACATATTTGTTAATGGGATGAGTACCAGTAAATGCTGTCTAGATACCAAGCATTTGGTATTCAGCTTCAGAGCCCCCCGGCCAGAACCATACCAATATATGTATATTGATGGAATGATTTAGcaaagaataaataagtgaatggcTTCACGAATAAACCAATGCAAACAGACACATAGGGAGAAGTGGGATAAATTCCAGTGCTGGCTTCCTGGCGATAGCAGGTCTGAGGAGGGAAACCGGCATTCTagtctcagtgtcttcatctgtcaACTGGGAGCACAGTGGATAAAACCCGAATGAGTGTCCTCCACTAAAAGACACAAGAGCAACTCAAGCAGCTAGTCTTGGCCCAGAGCTGGCGATCGGGGACAGAAACAGAAACTGCCTGGGTGCCACTGGGATTCTGTGTATGCTCTGAGTGCCTGCCTCGGGCGGTGCTGGGTTAGGGCCTTGGCCACCTAATGCTCACCTCAACTCCGTACCCTGGAGCCCCCTTCGCTCAATTCTTAGTCAGGACGGTGACCCCTCAGAGAGCTTAAGCAACCTTCCAGGGGTGGAGGTCAAGGACTCCAATCCAGGGCTCGCCACTCCAGGAACAGGGAATCCAGTGTGGCAAGGAGATGAgaccctttctttccctccttccctgtcctcttcccctgccccctgaGAGACCTTCATTTTCTCCTGCTTTCATTCTGCTATCTTCCTCCCCTGCAGACACTTGCAAggagagagaagtgggtgggGGTTCAGGTCTCTCTGGCTCTGACACCAGCAGATATGCCTTGCTGGGCTTTTAGGCGGCTGGAGTTCTTGGCTTGTCTAACGGAGGAGTGGTTGAAGCCATTTTCCCTCTCCACTCAGGGAGCTGCTCCTTCCCCAGCAGCAGAACCGCCCTCTATGCACCTACCAACAAGCCCGACACACACTCCCAAGCGTTCCTGCCCCTTCCAGGCTGTGAGAGGATGAAGGCTGGCCTTCCAGACAGGGTCCTTCCTCTGCTGACAGGGGCTATGCAGGGGACGCTGGGTGGGCTCCATCCTTGCACGGAGGTCCCTCTGCTGTCTTTCACTGTGTGACCTGTTTCCTCAGATTGCCGAAGGAATGGCGTATATCGAGCAAATGAATTCAATCCACCGCGACCTGAGGGCGGCCAACATCCTGGTGTCTGAGTCCCTGTGCTGCAAAATCGCTGACTTTGGCCTGGCCCGCATCATTGACAGTGAATACACTGTCCAAGAAGGTGAGGAGATCCCCCATCTACAGGGAGACCTTGGGCCTTACTTTCCCCACCTCCCTAAACCCCCTTGGATTTCTCCTCGTTGCTACAGGGCAGAGCCTTGTGTGAAGAGATCTGAGAAGCTTTGTGGTTTTCACAGTTCTGGCCTTACACCCACCTAGATCAGCGTTTCCCTAGAGGCGCTCTGCAGGGCACTATGAGGAATGGTTTGGGGTCAAGTAGGTTTGGAGATGCTGCATGGTCCATCCAGGCCTCCTTCAGAGATTCTTGATGCACACCAACATACGAAAGGCCCTGAGAAGTCTTGCAGCAAAGGAACGGCGTACGTGGGCTTCGCCTGGTCACTCCCAAACGAATTGGAGCCCGAGATACTTTTTCCATCAATGCCCCACAGAACTAGCTTTTCGCAGaacacactttggaaaacacttttcTGAAGCATGAGAAGCAAACGCTTATAGCTGAATTAGGGTTCCCACAGAGCACTCTGCTTTCGTTCCTTAGTATACCCGAGGTGGGGCTTCTCTTCCCAAGGGGACTTGAAACGGCCCAATACATCGATCAAGTAAGCTGGCAAGCAAGCAATATTAGCTGAGCATGTTAATCAGTTGGCACGGGAGAAGGATCAATAGGGCTCGTCAGCTGAGGAAGCTTCAAGCTGGCTGGAGAGACCAAGAAAGCGAGGCGAGGTAAGGGGAAATCCAGTGCCGAGCTGTGCAGTTTACTCTGAATGCTGACCAGGGCTGCAGCCGTCCACAGGGCTTCCTGGGACAGCAGGATTGGAATCCCCTCCTCCCTGTGACCCTAGGTGGGACATGAGTCATCCGTCATCGTTTCCATTAGGCAGGAAGGGATTAACTGAGGCAGGGACGAGTTAAGGGGATTTGTCCAAGCCGTGATTCCTGTTGTTAAACACATGAGGCGGAGAGTGACTCTTCTGTCCCAGGTGGAAACACATGTTGGTGGCCCTCTGAAGCCCACTGGGCAATGACCCAATCGGGGTGATGGAGGTGGCATTTGTGTCACGTTGTCCTTCTGTGCTATGGAGCCCCAGTAGTGTCTGCACGTGCCTGGCCATGTGTCCTAGTGGGGCTTAGTGGCTCTCTGGGAGCATCTCCATTGCATACAGTGGTCCAAGCCCTGCCAAGGGGAGGGAGCAGGTGCATAGGGACAGTCAGCCATGGCCTCACAAAGCTGTTCATGGCTTTTCTCACAGGCGCCAAGTTCCCCATCAAGTGGACTGCCCCAGAGGCCATCCATTTCGGGGTGTTCACCATCAAAGCAGACGTGTGGTCATTTGGAATCCTCCTGATGGAAATCGTCACTTATGGGCGTGTACCCTACCCAGGTAGGTGGCTTCACCCTGTAGGGACTAggtgggctccctgctgtcctgAAATGGCTGTGATGACAGATATCCCATGCTTAGTGCCTGGGGCTGCCCACACACGTGCCAGAATGGAGTCCCCGCAGTCGGAACAGAGATCCACGCATGTCACTCTGGGGATGGAGGTTCCGCCTCCTTCCTCAACGTTGCTTCTGGCAACGGGGCCGCATGCCCTTCGGTCAGCAGAGGTCAGTGAGCCTCCGAACCCTGGAAGTAAGGACAGGTCAGGGTCTGAACTCAAGTTTACCGTGAATTGGTTTGTTCTCCGTTGGGGGCAGGTCGTCTCCCCCTTGGCCTTCCACCTTGGGTGGATTCCCCAAAGCCCTCTCCTGACTGTGAAATCTCCCAGTCTCCCTGTCCCATGTCTGGAGGGCATGGGCAGCTTAGCCGCCTGCCGAAGAGCCGTGTCCCTGGGCGGGCTGGTGCGCCGTCATGAAGTGCCTTCCCAGTCAGTGATGGGCTTGGGCCGCGGCGGGGAAGTCCCAGCTAAGCAAGGCAGGGTTCCCCACCCGGAGGACCGGCCCTACAGCCTCCTCTCCAGCTGTCCTCCAAGCGATGGAAAGTGAATAGAGGGATGTTTAGGGGTGGCACTAGCCAGACAGCCAGGTGACCTGCCAGGGAGGGGACGCCGGTCTGTGCGCCTCACCTCGGCCCCGCCCTCAGCCTCACTCTCCATCCCCTCCGCAGGAATGAGCAACCCCGAGGTCATCCGCTGCCTGGAGCGCGGCTACCGCATGCCGCGCCCCGACACGTGCCCGCCACAGCTGTACCACGGTGTCATCACCGAGTGCTGGCGGAGCCGGCCGGAGGAGCGGCCCACCTTCGAGTTCCTGCAGTCGGTGCTCGAGGACTTCCACACCGCCACCGAAGGGCAGTACGAGCTCCAGCCCTAGGCCCGGCTCGAGGACACGGGTCTGGCCAGCGGCGGAAGGGCCCGGAGACGGCTCGCGCCCCCCGCCCAACCTGTAGAAGTGACGAGGCGTGTTCACCTCGAGTCTCTTACCCCAGCCCCAGGCCGactggaagggcagggaggaaTTGATAGTCCCGTTTCTagatgagggaaggagagagagaggcagcctcACAGGTGGGTCACGCAACATGGAGTCCGGAGATCCCATCGCAGTCCCACCCTTCttgggctgtgtgaccttgggcaagttatttagcctctctgtgcctccactgTTTCGTTTGTACAGTGGGGGAGAAccataatagtacctacctcctTATGTTCCTCAAGAGGATTACATTAGTTAACCCCAGTAAGATGTTCAGAATAGCGCCTGGCACACTCCTGGCACACCGTTAAGTGTTTGGCATCCTTGTAAGACTCCCCTGTGCTGGCGCCCAAAGCGAGAAGTCCGCAGCAAGTGGCTAGGAATCGCGCTGCTCCCACCTGTGCGGACCGCGCCCTGGCGCGGCTCCCTCTCTACTACCCCAGAAGCAGGACTGGGTCCCCCGAGATGTCCGCTCCGAGAAGTGTCCACCTGCTTCGGCTCTGGGCAGGTAGCTCTGACCTAGACTGCACTCCAGCACTTTGGGACTCTTCTGTAATAAAGTCACAAGATCTGACCTTTGCCGTGTCGTTACTGGTGACAAGCCTGGACATCGCTACATGACGTAGGTGTTTTGCATGAGTGACGCAGCAAGGGACTCGCTGTTGGCCCTGGGTTTCCGGTGGAGCTCCCAGCTCCAAGGACAGCACCGAAGAAGACTCCACGGTCATTGCCTTTAGGGGAGACTTGAGCAGGGCCAGCAGGTGGCGCCCTCACCTCAGCAATCCTGGCCTCCGGGATGCTTTGCTCCGACAGCGGTAGCTACAAGGGTGCTGGGTGCacgcagagagaggagggagctcCCCAGGCTCCAGTCTCGGGACCAGGCGCATTAACGATGCGCAGATGATCAGGCGATGGTGACACCAAAACCGTCAAGGCTTCGCACTGCTCAGGCGGCTcgctgtttattttttgttttatttagaataGACTTATTATAATAGATTATTATGAAATAGATTTATTATTGTAGATTTTCTGAGCTTTTAGGTTTACTGAAAAATACACGGAAAGTGCAAAGAATGCCCATCTACCCCTCACCCCGCCCCTCAATTTTCCCTGTTACTAACATCTTGCAATAGTGTGGTAcgtttgttacaactgatgaaacAAATCGACacgttattattaactaaagcccatagtttacattaatacattattaggattcactctttgtgttgtgtTCTATGGGTTTAGATACATGCATAAATGATATGTATCACTATATGTATCACACTATCATATGTAGTTTCAGTGCTCTAAAAATCCCTTGTGCTGGTATTcgttcttccctcccaccctttgAATCCTTGGCCATCCCTTTGCCATGTTTTGACGCTTCTGATCCTGTGATAACCCAAGAAAGTAGGACTATTACCATGCCACGTACAGAGGAAGAAACCCAGACACAAAAGAGCCTGGGTAGTactcccaaggtcacactgctcaTGAGTGCTGGGATGGGGATGTGGACCCAGCTGCACTGGGCAGCAGAGtactggggaggggaagggcatcGCTGCTGGCCTGGGAGAACCTCACAGAGGGGGCTGCCTCTGCAGGGAAACAGAGGTGACTAGGCAAAGAAGGACACGTGTCCGTATAGTCTTTGTGATTTCCAGAGTACATTCCCAAACTGTCTATAGATTCTTGAACAGCTCTGGGAAGTAGGCATCACCAGTGTCATTATGCCTACACTCTTCTCCACACAAGAAGTAAATGGCAGAGACTCTACACCACCAGCTTGTCCCAAGGCTCTTAGCTGGCCAGTGCTGGACCCCAGATCTGAACCCATTCTTTGCCCCCGGCCCCTTGCCATAAGCTATTACGTAGGGAGCACAGCACTCTCAGGAGTAGGAGGTGTTGGTTGTACCAGTAAATCAGGCAGGATCACCGAGTAAGTCTCACGTggagacctgtgtgtgtgtgtgtgtgtgtgtgtgtgtgtgtgtagccagCAATGTGGTCAGACTGGGGCTTGGACAGATCTCCCCTGGGCGGTCCAGTATTTAGGAGGCAGAGGGCTCCAGGAACAGGGAACTCTGCCCACGGGGCAGTGGGGGCCCCCAGAGAACTgtggctccacccccacccccttggaACCAAGGGCTCTTGGGGGAGGTGGCTGCTGAgtctgtcaagaaaaaaaaatgtgactcgGCCTTCCCCACCCTGGAGGGGGCTTATGGCCACACCCCATCTCCCCCAGAATCTCTGGAATTGGGGCTGTCACACCCAGACCCTGGGATGAGGGGGCATGGCCGGTGGGAGCTAAGCTGGAATTTAGGGCACCAGAGAGCAGACCGCCCCTGTGGAGGGTCAGGGGGAGCACCAGACAGAGACAAATCTGACCCTCAGGGCTCACAGATGAGGAGGACTCTGAGAGGACCTAGGGGTGCCTTTGGAGGTAGGACTGAAAAGAGCTAGGATAAGAAATGAGTCCCTCCTTCTGGCTTAGCAGCCTGGACCTACAGCCTGGGCACCACCACCCTGCCTCTCATGGTCCTTCTGAAGTGCTTTCCCAAGACTCGGGCCCCAGTTGGCCACGAGCTGCAAGGCCCAGGGCTGGCTCATCCCCTCCCAGGACCCCACCACCTTCCCCTAAAGATGAAGATGGTCTCCCAGGGCTTTGCCAACCTCACGATTTATAAAAATCACCTCAGGGCTTCGTTTTAGAAAGCAGGTTTCTAGACCTCCCTCTCTCAGATTCTGATCCAGCAGGTCTAAGGTAGAATCTGGAAACCCCATCTTTCCTAAGCACCCTAAGTGATTCTATAGTTCTCTGCCCTGGCTGCAGCTCAAATCACAGTGCAGTGGAGGTCAGACGAGGACATGGGGGAGGGCACATCTGGAAATACCAGTGCCCGGATTTCCCAGCGGGGCCAGGCCTCTGGCACGTTGTAAGTGTCCCCAGCTGGTACTACAGTTCAGCCAGGACTGGAAACCCCCAGGGCTAGGCTGTGTGGAGTTTGGAAGTATCCTTCCCAGGAGGACAGGCTGCAAGGTACTTGGGGTTCCAGTGTGAGGCTCAGGTCCTGCATTTGCAGGACCAGCTCATGTCTGTGGCTCTTCCAAGTTCTACATGCAAGTTAGAACTTGCAGAAAGTGGAAAAGAAGCCCACAAGATCGGCACATTCTCAGAGGTTTCCTGGGGGTCAAACTGGAGGCAAACTTTGAAGGACCAGTGAGACCTTTCCCCACCAGGGGGCGCACTTGCCTCGGCGGTGCCCAGAActgaggcggggcgggggggggggggggggggtgttaggCGTTTACATATGTTTATAAAGCACAAGGAGCCTTTCAATTCCCAGCCACAAAGTGAAGTgtgagaggatgtggagagagatacagcaagacagagagaaacacagagataaaaacagagatagagacagagagacaagacacagagaaacagagacagagagagtattgAATGTGCAAAAGCAATGTTTCCTGCTCTGTGAGTTTGTCTTCTGAGTGGAAAGGGAGCTTACTTATGGCTGTGGAGGCCGTATTCTCCCTGCCATGATCCGCATGCCTGAGAGGATTGCAAGTGGGGCCAGGGCCTGAGATGCCTGATCGCTGCCCTTCCTTCACCCAGAGCCCTGGAGAGGAGCACACCTAGCCTGAGACCCCAGATGCCTTCTTGCCCGTGATAGAGGCTgtgccttcccttctctctccttcctcacaGCCAGGACACATTTGCATCGCTATTGGAAAATGAACAACAACATCCTTGGGGTTAgatagacctgggttcaaatccaaacACTTCCTTTCCCAGGACATGCAACCGTAGATTCTTTGCttgatttctctgagcctcagtttcttcatctataaaatggacataCTAAAAAACATCTGAAATATAGGCTTGTCTCAAGGTTTAGACAAAATAGTATTTTATCACAGTGAGGCATTTATCACAGTGCCTGTCTTCTGGTAAATGCTCAGGAATGTTAGCTCTTAGgggcccccaggtggctcagttcgttgagtgtctgactcttgatttcagctcagatcatgatctcatggttcttgagatcaagccctgatgtctgtgctgacagtgcagagcctgcttgggattctctgtctctctctgcccctcccctcactcacacactctctcaaaataaataaacatttttaaaaagagagagagagatgttagCTCTTATTATTGTTAGTATAGCCCCCAAAGAAAGGTCTTCAAACACAAACTCCAGCACCCTT containing:
- the BLK gene encoding tyrosine-protein kinase Blk isoform X2; amino-acid sequence: MHPDQEEHFVVAQYDYTSVNDRDLQMLKGEKLQILKEVGDWWLARSLITGREGYVPSNFVARVETLEVEKWFFRSISRKDAERQLLAPINKAGSFLIRESETNKGAFSLTVKDVTTQGEVIKHYKIRSLDEGGYYISPRITFPTLQALVQHYSQKGDGLCQRLTQPCVSLASQDLWVQDEWEIPRQSLKLVRKLGSGQFGEVWMGYYQNTVKVAIKTLKEGTMSPEAFLGEANLMKTLQHERLVRLYAVVTKEPIYIVTEYMARGCLLDFLKTDEGSRLSLPRLIDMSAQIAEGMAYIEQMNSIHRDLRAANILVSESLCCKIADFGLARIIDSEYTVQEGAKFPIKWTAPEAIHFGVFTIKADVWSFGILLMEIVTYGRVPYPGMSNPEVIRCLERGYRMPRPDTCPPQLYHGVITECWRSRPEERPTFEFLQSVLEDFHTATEGQYELQP
- the BLK gene encoding tyrosine-protein kinase Blk isoform X1 translates to MGVVSSKKQVKEKGKGLWSPVKVSTQSQDPPPLPPLVLFNHLAPSPPDMHPDQEEHFVVAQYDYTSVNDRDLQMLKGEKLQILKEVGDWWLARSLITGREGYVPSNFVARVETLEVEKWFFRSISRKDAERQLLAPINKAGSFLIRESETNKGAFSLTVKDVTTQGEVIKHYKIRSLDEGGYYISPRITFPTLQALVQHYSQKGDGLCQRLTQPCVSLASQDLWVQDEWEIPRQSLKLVRKLGSGQFGEVWMGYYQNTVKVAIKTLKEGTMSPEAFLGEANLMKTLQHERLVRLYAVVTKEPIYIVTEYMARGCLLDFLKTDEGSRLSLPRLIDMSAQIAEGMAYIEQMNSIHRDLRAANILVSESLCCKIADFGLARIIDSEYTVQEGAKFPIKWTAPEAIHFGVFTIKADVWSFGILLMEIVTYGRVPYPGMSNPEVIRCLERGYRMPRPDTCPPQLYHGVITECWRSRPEERPTFEFLQSVLEDFHTATEGQYELQP